A part of Bartonella quintana genomic DNA contains:
- a CDS encoding class I SAM-dependent methyltransferase, giving the protein MDTLKEKIEEIIALNGPIPVSQYITLALTDPQFGYYQTQTPFGRAGDFITAPEISQLFGEMIGIWALANWKVQGCPHPFILAEIGPGRGTLMDDILRTIQKLSPKAFDAAKIFLIEISKKLAVQQQERLSSYQKQIHSIENFSQIPLSPLFLIANEFFDTLPINQYIKINGEWKERRITVNQDGNFMFIATPHTLPSYYLQFSLSEVPDGTIFEHAPSRYQFMQQISDRLVQMKGSALLIDYGSSDLAFGDTLQALSKHRFRDIFEAPGEHDLTSHVDFSFLKTIALEQGCFAEILEQGDFLFTMGLLERARQLGVNKSAALQDKICQDVKRLAGPDQMGKLFKVLHVNDKNIPLSRIFNDQQ; this is encoded by the coding sequence ATGGACACCCTAAAAGAAAAAATTGAAGAAATTATTGCACTGAATGGGCCAATCCCTGTTAGTCAATATATAACGTTGGCACTCACAGATCCCCAATTTGGCTATTATCAAACACAAACACCTTTTGGCCGCGCTGGTGATTTCATCACAGCACCTGAAATAAGCCAATTGTTTGGAGAGATGATTGGTATTTGGGCCCTCGCAAACTGGAAGGTCCAGGGTTGTCCTCACCCTTTTATTCTCGCTGAAATAGGTCCAGGACGCGGAACTCTTATGGATGATATTTTGCGTACCATTCAAAAATTATCTCCAAAAGCATTTGATGCTGCTAAAATTTTTCTTATTGAAATAAGTAAAAAACTCGCAGTACAACAGCAAGAACGTCTTTCATCTTATCAAAAACAAATCCATAGCATTGAAAATTTTTCTCAAATCCCCTTGAGTCCCCTTTTCTTAATTGCCAATGAGTTCTTCGATACACTCCCCATCAACCAATATATCAAAATCAACGGGGAATGGAAAGAACGCCGCATTACGGTGAATCAAGATGGAAACTTCATGTTTATTGCTACCCCACATACACTTCCTTCTTATTATCTACAGTTCAGCCTTTCCGAGGTACCTGACGGAACAATTTTTGAACATGCACCCTCACGGTATCAATTTATGCAACAAATCAGCGACCGCTTAGTACAAATGAAAGGTTCTGCTTTGCTCATTGATTATGGTTCTTCTGATCTTGCATTTGGCGATACATTACAAGCACTCTCAAAACATAGATTTCGTGATATTTTTGAAGCTCCCGGTGAACATGATTTAACATCCCATGTCGATTTTTCTTTTTTAAAAACGATAGCCCTTGAACAAGGCTGTTTTGCTGAAATTCTGGAACAAGGAGATTTTCTTTTTACAATGGGTCTACTAGAACGGGCAAGACAGCTTGGAGTCAACAAAAGTGCTGCATTACAAGACAAAATCTGCCAAGATGTCAAACGGCTTGCTGGTCCAGATCAAATGGGAAAATTGTTTAAAGTCCTGCATGTGAATGATAAGAATATACCACTCTCACGCATTTTTAACGACCAACAATAA
- the pgeF gene encoding peptidoglycan editing factor PgeF encodes MKSVPEPILAKDLFALQTLGIKHGFFTRQGGVSKGLYHSLNVGQSSNDQPEHIAQNRILIANYFGIKVQNLVTVNQIHSCKVVVVDQAFIDEPLKADALVTTAKDLAIGILTADCGPILFADPQAGVIAAAHAGWRGSLNGIVEKTISVMEEQGAKRRSITAVLGPCIGPCHYEVTDEFYNQFIDYHSKFRKYFLKTAKVKHFSFNLWTFIMDKLQEAGVNASSLGLCTYQNEQHFFSYRRAIHRNEPDYGRQISALMLKNKK; translated from the coding sequence ATGAAATCTGTCCCTGAACCCATTCTTGCGAAAGATCTTTTTGCTTTACAGACTCTTGGGATAAAACATGGATTTTTTACACGTCAAGGCGGTGTTTCAAAAGGCCTTTATCACAGCCTCAATGTTGGACAAAGCTCAAACGATCAGCCTGAGCATATCGCACAAAATCGCATTTTAATCGCTAATTATTTTGGTATTAAGGTGCAAAATTTAGTTACTGTCAATCAAATACACTCGTGTAAAGTTGTTGTCGTTGATCAAGCTTTTATTGATGAACCTCTGAAAGCTGATGCTCTTGTTACGACCGCAAAAGATTTAGCAATTGGCATTCTTACAGCAGATTGTGGGCCAATTTTGTTTGCTGATCCACAAGCAGGTGTCATCGCTGCTGCACATGCTGGTTGGCGAGGCAGCTTAAATGGAATCGTGGAAAAAACAATTTCTGTTATGGAAGAACAAGGTGCCAAACGACGATCAATAACAGCGGTTCTCGGACCTTGTATTGGTCCTTGTCATTATGAAGTAACAGACGAATTTTACAATCAATTTATTGATTACCATAGCAAATTTCGAAAATATTTTTTAAAAACAGCTAAAGTAAAACACTTTAGCTTTAACCTATGGACATTCATTATGGACAAACTCCAAGAAGCGGGCGTCAATGCTTCTTCTCTGGGACTGTGCACTTACCAAAATGAACAGCATTTTTTCTCCTACCGCCGTGCAATACATCGCAATGAACCCGATTACGGACGACAAATTTCTGCTCTTATGCTAAAAAATAAAAAATGA
- a CDS encoding YbjN domain-containing protein codes for MRFAFCATEREEHPVDFIEQIACKYDWSFERDAEDEISVCVEGKRANYRLAFSWMEEQEALHLACAFDLSIENARTAEMHRLLLAINEKLLLGHFDYWQGNNSVIYRQGLLLAGGVHPSHVQVETLLIHALKVCESHYVAFQMVAWSGESAYKALQYTLFETVGNA; via the coding sequence ATGAGGTTTGCATTTTGCGCCACAGAAAGAGAAGAGCATCCTGTTGATTTTATCGAACAGATTGCCTGTAAATACGATTGGTCGTTTGAGCGGGATGCAGAAGATGAAATTAGTGTTTGTGTGGAAGGAAAACGGGCAAATTATCGTCTTGCTTTTTCATGGATGGAAGAGCAAGAGGCTCTTCATTTAGCTTGTGCATTTGATCTTTCTATTGAAAATGCTCGAACAGCGGAAATGCATCGCTTATTATTGGCAATTAATGAAAAGCTATTGCTGGGCCATTTTGATTACTGGCAAGGGAATAATTCGGTTATTTATCGGCAGGGACTTCTTCTGGCAGGGGGGGTGCATCCATCTCATGTTCAGGTTGAAACGTTGTTGATACATGCACTTAAAGTCTGTGAAAGCCATTATGTTGCATTTCAGATGGTTGCTTGGTCTGGGGAAAGCGCCTACAAGGCACTGCAATATACTTTGTTCGAAACTGTAGGGAATGCTTAA
- a CDS encoding ribose-phosphate pyrophosphokinase — translation MKLFCGNSNPRLAEDVATYLNTPLGKATVKRFADQEIFVELHENVRGQDVFVLQSTSYPANDHLMELLIMIDALHRSSARRITAVIPYFGYARQDRKPGPRTPISAKLVANLITEAGAHRVLTLDLHAGQIQGFFDIPTDNLYAVPVISRDVKVHYSLENVIVISPDVGGVVRARSLAKRLNSLLAIVDKRRERPGESEVMNIIGDVSGKDCLLLDDIVDSGGTLCNAASALLKHGANSVTAYITHGVLSGNAIERITNSEMKELVVTDSIMPTAAVENAHNIRVLPIADLIGEAIARTAAEQSVSSLFG, via the coding sequence ATGAAGCTTTTCTGCGGCAATTCTAATCCACGTCTTGCTGAAGATGTTGCAACTTATTTAAATACTCCCTTAGGTAAAGCAACAGTAAAGCGCTTTGCTGATCAAGAAATTTTTGTAGAATTACATGAAAATGTACGCGGACAAGACGTGTTTGTTTTGCAATCTACATCCTATCCTGCAAACGATCATTTGATGGAATTGCTCATCATGATTGATGCCCTTCATCGTTCTTCGGCGCGTCGTATCACAGCTGTTATACCCTATTTTGGTTATGCCCGGCAAGACCGCAAGCCTGGACCACGTACCCCCATCTCCGCAAAACTTGTTGCAAACTTGATTACTGAAGCAGGAGCCCATCGCGTTTTAACATTAGACCTTCATGCAGGGCAGATCCAAGGTTTTTTTGATATTCCCACGGATAATCTCTATGCTGTTCCGGTTATTTCTCGCGATGTCAAGGTGCATTATTCTCTTGAAAATGTTATTGTTATTTCACCTGATGTTGGTGGTGTAGTACGTGCACGTTCCTTAGCCAAGCGCTTGAATAGTTTGCTAGCTATTGTTGATAAACGTCGTGAACGCCCTGGTGAATCAGAAGTTATGAATATCATTGGAGATGTCTCAGGAAAAGATTGTCTTTTGCTGGATGATATTGTTGATTCAGGCGGAACCCTATGCAATGCAGCAAGCGCTCTCCTTAAACACGGTGCGAATAGCGTCACAGCTTACATCACACACGGTGTTCTTTCTGGAAATGCTATTGAACGTATTACCAATTCAGAAATGAAAGAATTGGTTGTTACTGATTCAATTATGCCAACGGCAGCAGTTGAGAATGCACATAATATCCGCGTTTTACCAATTGCCGACCTTATTGGAGAAGCAATTGCAAGAACAGCAGCAGAGCAATCTGTCTCAAGCTTATTCGGTTAA
- a CDS encoding ATP-binding protein has protein sequence MIEPSKKFVRWLTKKMPKRLYARSLIIIIAPMVLLQTVIAYVFMERHWQMVTERLSTAVVHDISAIIDIIETYPQQDNYEDIKRIAQQRMGLNISLLPPAPLPPPGPKPFFAILDYFLSEEITRQINRPFWIDTVGDSDLVEIRIHLGHNILRVFAPRSQAYASNTGIFLSWMVGTALVLLLIAIYFLRNQIKPIQQLAEAAESFGRGRPLPEGFQPQGADEVRRAGIAFLRMRERIERQIEQRTMMLSGVSHDLRTILTRFKLQLALANTDFDTNLLEQDVSDMQNMLEDYLAFARGEGSESVKTFDLKALMQKFSADAHLHKRQFSYIIEGPTEIQVRPHAFTRLVNNLVSNAFCYGNTVKLTATSQQESFILTIDDDGPGIHKTMRTEVFKPFFRLDKARNQDASGTGLGLSIAQDIARSHGGNIQLDKSPLGGLRAIIDIPL, from the coding sequence ATGATCGAACCCTCAAAAAAATTTGTCCGATGGTTAACCAAGAAGATGCCTAAACGGCTTTATGCCCGTTCTTTGATCATTATTATTGCTCCTATGGTACTCCTGCAAACAGTAATTGCTTACGTCTTTATGGAACGCCATTGGCAAATGGTAACCGAGCGTCTTTCAACCGCTGTTGTTCATGATATTTCGGCCATCATTGATATCATTGAAACATATCCACAACAAGATAACTATGAAGATATCAAGCGTATTGCACAACAACGCATGGGATTAAACATTTCTCTTCTACCACCTGCTCCCCTTCCCCCTCCAGGACCAAAACCATTTTTTGCAATTCTTGATTATTTTTTAAGTGAAGAAATCACTCGCCAAATTAACCGCCCTTTCTGGATTGATACAGTGGGAGATTCTGATCTTGTCGAAATCCGCATCCACCTTGGTCACAACATCTTGCGCGTCTTTGCACCACGCAGCCAAGCCTATGCTTCCAATACCGGTATTTTTTTAAGTTGGATGGTAGGAACAGCTCTTGTTTTATTACTTATAGCGATTTACTTCTTACGCAACCAAATCAAACCGATTCAACAATTGGCTGAAGCAGCAGAAAGTTTTGGGCGCGGTCGTCCTTTACCAGAAGGATTTCAACCACAAGGAGCTGATGAAGTCCGTCGTGCTGGCATTGCTTTTTTACGCATGCGTGAACGTATTGAACGTCAAATCGAACAACGCACCATGATGCTTTCGGGCGTAAGCCATGATTTAAGAACCATTCTCACACGTTTTAAACTTCAGTTAGCCTTAGCAAATACTGACTTTGATACTAATCTGCTTGAGCAAGATGTAAGTGACATGCAAAATATGTTAGAAGACTACCTTGCTTTTGCCCGCGGAGAAGGCAGTGAAAGTGTTAAAACGTTTGATTTAAAGGCTCTTATGCAAAAATTCTCCGCCGATGCTCATCTCCACAAACGTCAATTTTCCTATATCATTGAAGGCCCTACAGAGATACAAGTACGCCCACATGCCTTCACCCGCCTCGTCAACAATCTTGTATCAAACGCATTTTGTTACGGTAATACCGTCAAACTAACAGCCACATCTCAGCAAGAATCTTTTATATTGACAATCGACGATGATGGACCTGGAATTCATAAAACTATGCGTACAGAAGTCTTTAAGCCGTTCTTTAGACTCGATAAAGCACGAAATCAAGACGCAAGTGGAACAGGGCTTGGACTTTCTATTGCCCAAGATATAGCACGTAGCCATGGTGGCAACATTCAATTAGATAAGAGCCCTCTAGGGGGCTTGCGCGCTATTATTGATATCCCCCTATAA
- the lgt gene encoding prolipoprotein diacylglyceryl transferase: protein MNDLSCPAIAFPFFLDPVIIRLGPIALHWYGLGYVVGILFAWWYAQKLLKKHSLWNTNHPPMDKEKIGDFVVWSAISVVVGGRLGQVLVWDLAYYFNRPSAIIAVWDGGMSFHGGFIGIIIAMIWFARKNNINIRAMFDTVAAGAPIGIGIVRICNFINQELWGNITTLPWAICFPLDPYYLPRHPSQLYEAFMEGFLLFIILFIIIFAFKALKRPGTVAGTFMIGYAIARSISEVYRAPQEDPEWFSTLFHSTGFTYGMALSLPMLFFGIYLLLQAFKHKSTENGHPKRKN, encoded by the coding sequence ATGAACGACCTTTCTTGTCCAGCCATTGCTTTTCCATTTTTTCTCGATCCCGTAATTATCCGTTTAGGCCCTATAGCTCTCCATTGGTACGGGCTTGGTTATGTTGTAGGCATTCTTTTTGCTTGGTGGTATGCGCAAAAATTATTAAAAAAACACTCCCTATGGAACACAAATCATCCTCCTATGGATAAGGAAAAGATAGGAGATTTTGTTGTCTGGTCCGCAATCAGTGTCGTTGTTGGTGGCCGCTTAGGACAAGTGCTTGTATGGGATCTTGCTTATTACTTTAACCGTCCAAGTGCCATTATCGCGGTATGGGATGGAGGTATGTCCTTCCATGGTGGATTCATTGGCATTATCATTGCGATGATCTGGTTTGCCCGTAAAAACAACATAAACATACGAGCAATGTTTGATACCGTTGCTGCTGGTGCCCCTATTGGTATCGGCATTGTAAGAATATGCAACTTCATTAACCAAGAATTATGGGGCAATATTACCACACTCCCTTGGGCCATCTGCTTTCCCTTAGATCCTTACTATCTACCGCGCCATCCAAGCCAACTTTACGAAGCGTTCATGGAAGGATTTCTACTTTTCATCATCTTATTCATTATTATTTTTGCTTTCAAAGCATTAAAACGCCCTGGCACCGTAGCAGGGACATTTATGATAGGCTATGCAATAGCACGGAGCATTTCTGAAGTTTACCGTGCTCCTCAAGAAGATCCAGAATGGTTTTCTACTCTTTTTCATTCTACTGGATTTACCTATGGCATGGCTTTATCTCTTCCCATGCTTTTTTTTGGTATTTATCTTCTTCTCCAGGCTTTCAAACACAAATCTACAGAAAATGGACACCCTAAAAGAAAAAATTGA
- a CDS encoding 50S ribosomal protein L25/general stress protein Ctc: protein MSKSYTLKAELRERVGKGSSRELRRNGFIPAVIYGDKQPPLAIAVSYKEIFYKIYAGGFRTTVATIAVGQQKIMVLPKDYQLDPVRDFPIHVDFLRVSAQSVVEVSIPVHFFNEDTAPGLKKGGVLNIVRHEIECIAPANAIPEAIEIDLSNYSIGDSIHISAVKLPKDVTPVIQDRDFTIATIAAPAGMNVSDDSSEQENDKDNAKT from the coding sequence ATGAGTAAAAGCTACACTCTTAAGGCCGAACTACGCGAGCGGGTTGGTAAGGGGTCCTCCCGTGAACTTCGCCGCAACGGTTTCATTCCAGCTGTCATTTATGGCGATAAACAGCCTCCTTTGGCCATCGCAGTTTCCTATAAAGAAATCTTCTATAAAATTTACGCCGGTGGTTTTCGTACCACTGTTGCCACTATTGCAGTTGGCCAACAGAAAATTATGGTTCTGCCAAAAGATTACCAATTGGATCCCGTTCGTGACTTTCCCATCCATGTAGATTTCTTGCGTGTTTCAGCGCAATCAGTTGTGGAAGTGAGTATTCCAGTACATTTCTTTAATGAAGATACAGCTCCTGGACTTAAAAAGGGAGGTGTTTTAAATATTGTTCGCCACGAAATTGAATGTATTGCTCCAGCAAATGCTATCCCTGAAGCCATTGAGATTGATCTCTCCAACTACTCTATTGGTGATTCTATCCATATTTCAGCAGTAAAATTGCCAAAGGATGTTACTCCAGTGATTCAAGATCGAGACTTTACTATTGCAACTATTGCAGCCCCTGCTGGCATGAATGTGAGTGATGATAGTTCAGAACAAGAGAATGATAAAGATAACGCAAAAACTTAA
- the pth gene encoding aminoacyl-tRNA hydrolase — MWLIAGLGNPGLQYQNNRHNIGFMVIDAIYQSFSFSPWSKKFQAEISNGLIDGEKTFLIKPQTFMNLSGQAIGEVLRFYKLDLKNFIVICDELDLPPGKVRVKTAGGNNGHNGIKSIDAHCGIDYCRVRLGIGHPGSKELVHQHVLGNFTKSDQEWLSPLLDAIAKNIALLIKGDRCLFMDTISQATKKKNLQ; from the coding sequence ATGTGGCTCATTGCTGGTCTTGGCAATCCTGGTTTACAGTATCAAAATAACCGCCATAATATTGGTTTCATGGTTATTGATGCCATTTATCAGTCCTTCTCCTTTTCTCCATGGTCGAAAAAATTTCAAGCAGAAATCTCCAATGGTCTCATAGATGGTGAAAAAACTTTTCTTATAAAACCTCAAACTTTCATGAACCTCTCTGGCCAAGCCATCGGTGAAGTTTTACGATTTTATAAATTAGACTTGAAAAATTTTATTGTCATTTGCGATGAGTTGGACTTACCTCCCGGGAAAGTGCGTGTAAAAACCGCTGGCGGAAATAATGGACACAATGGTATAAAATCCATTGATGCTCATTGTGGCATTGACTACTGTCGCGTACGCTTAGGGATCGGACATCCTGGTTCCAAAGAACTTGTTCACCAGCATGTTCTCGGAAACTTTACGAAATCTGATCAAGAGTGGTTATCTCCTCTCTTAGACGCAATTGCAAAAAACATTGCTCTCCTTATAAAAGGTGATAGATGTCTCTTTATGGACACAATCTCACAAGCAACGAAAAAGAAAAACCTGCAATAA
- a CDS encoding response regulator produces the protein MTDHIQVLSDNAPHLLVIDDDTRIRNLLFQFLLKNGFRVSVSANADEARRQLANLDFDLLIIDVMMPGENGIDLTHSLRQKKDVPILMLTALSEIDSRINGLEAGADDYLAKPFDPRELLLRINAILRRGFPLNQPKIEQIVFGPYIFSISRRELKKGGEVIKLTDKEQKMMVIFAENAGDIIPRHKFATDDSDIGERAIDVQINRLRRKIEKNPATPIWLQTVRGIGYKLSVE, from the coding sequence ATGACCGATCACATTCAAGTTTTAAGTGACAATGCACCACACCTTCTTGTGATTGATGACGACACCCGTATTCGCAATCTTTTATTTCAATTTCTCCTTAAAAATGGATTTCGTGTTTCAGTCTCTGCCAATGCCGATGAAGCAAGACGTCAACTTGCAAACTTAGATTTTGATCTTCTTATAATTGATGTTATGATGCCCGGCGAAAACGGCATCGATCTTACCCATTCACTTCGTCAAAAAAAAGATGTTCCAATTCTTATGCTTACAGCTTTATCGGAGATAGACAGCCGTATCAATGGATTAGAAGCAGGTGCAGATGATTACCTCGCTAAACCGTTTGATCCGCGTGAACTTTTACTTCGTATTAATGCCATTTTACGACGTGGTTTTCCACTCAACCAACCAAAAATCGAGCAAATAGTTTTTGGACCTTATATATTTTCAATTTCACGGCGCGAGCTCAAAAAAGGAGGAGAAGTTATTAAATTAACCGATAAAGAACAAAAAATGATGGTTATCTTTGCCGAAAATGCAGGGGATATAATTCCACGCCATAAATTTGCAACGGATGATAGCGATATAGGTGAACGTGCCATTGATGTACAAATCAACCGTCTCCGTCGTAAAATCGAAAAAAATCCAGCAACCCCTATATGGCTCCAAACCGTGCGAGGAATAGGTTATAAACTCTCAGTTGAATAA
- a CDS encoding accessory factor UbiK family protein → MRNGSNRILDELAKLATDAVEVVQGIQREAGAAFRLQAEKIANKLDLVSREEFETFKEMVLKASANNSDLKKRLDDLEKIQTPKK, encoded by the coding sequence ATGCGTAATGGATCAAACCGTATTCTTGATGAATTGGCAAAATTAGCAACAGATGCAGTTGAGGTTGTGCAGGGTATACAACGTGAAGCGGGAGCAGCTTTTCGCTTGCAGGCTGAAAAGATAGCCAACAAACTTGATCTTGTTTCACGCGAAGAATTTGAAACCTTTAAGGAGATGGTGCTGAAAGCATCTGCTAACAATAGTGACTTGAAAAAACGCCTTGATGATTTGGAAAAAATACAGACACCAAAAAAATAA